Proteins encoded by one window of Rhodobium gokarnense:
- a CDS encoding carbohydrate ABC transporter permease — translation MTRLRWLIPTVYILFLMLPIYWLLIMSFKTTNEILGGFSAWPQNFTVESYVEIFTDPTWYNGYINSITYVLINTVISVAFALPAAYAFSRYRFLGDKHLFFWLLTNRMAPPAVFALPFLQLYSAMGLFDTHLAVALSHCLFNIPLAVWILEGFMSGVPKEIDETAYIDGYSFPRFFVRIFMPLVASGIGVTAFFCFMFSWVELLLAKTLTSVEAKPIAAVMTRTASTSGYELGLLAAAGVLTIIPGAIVIWFVRNYIAKGFALGRV, via the coding sequence ATGACCCGCCTGCGCTGGTTGATCCCGACCGTCTACATCCTGTTCCTGATGCTGCCGATCTACTGGCTCTTGATCATGTCGTTCAAGACGACCAACGAGATCCTCGGCGGCTTCAGCGCCTGGCCGCAAAACTTCACGGTCGAGAGCTATGTGGAGATCTTCACAGATCCGACCTGGTACAACGGCTACATCAACTCCATCACCTATGTGCTGATCAACACGGTGATCTCGGTCGCCTTCGCGCTGCCGGCGGCCTATGCCTTCTCGCGCTACCGGTTCCTCGGCGACAAGCACCTGTTCTTCTGGCTCTTGACCAACCGGATGGCGCCGCCGGCGGTCTTCGCGCTGCCGTTCCTGCAGCTCTATTCGGCGATGGGCCTCTTCGACACGCACCTGGCCGTCGCGCTCTCCCACTGCCTCTTCAACATCCCGCTCGCGGTGTGGATCCTGGAAGGCTTCATGTCGGGGGTGCCCAAGGAGATCGACGAGACCGCCTATATCGACGGCTATTCGTTCCCGCGGTTCTTCGTGCGCATTTTCATGCCGCTGGTGGCCTCGGGCATCGGCGTCACCGCCTTCTTCTGCTTCATGTTCTCCTGGGTCGAGCTGCTGCTCGCCAAGACGCTGACGTCCGTTGAGGCAAAGCCGATCGCCGCCGTCATGACGCGGACGGCGTCGACGTCCGGCTACGAGCTCGGGCTGCTCGCCGCCGCCGGTGTCTTGACCATCATTCCGGGGGCGATCGTCATCTGGTTCGTGCGCAACTACATCGCCAAGGGCTTTGCCCTGGGGAGAGTCTGA
- a CDS encoding ABC transporter ATP-binding protein, whose amino-acid sequence MARIDLDHIRHSYLPHPKREEDFALKEVHHSWQDGGAYALLGPSGCGKTTLLNIISGLLVPTEGRILFDGKDVTGLAPEARNIAQVFQFPVVYDTMSVFDNLAFPLRNRGMRPAEVTKKVTEIMEMLDLTAMAKRKASGLTADMKQKISLGRGLVRSDVNAILFDEPLTVIDPHMKWQLRSQLKLLHDRFAHTMVYVTHDQTEALTFADTVVVMYEGEIVQIGTPEELFERPRHTFVGYFIGSPGMNVMPVTLDGAAARIGDQTIMLADAPAPKPGARTELGIRPEYVRLGTEGMPVAITKVEDVGRRKIVHAALDGSDIAVIVGEHDPIPGDPHITFEPAGINIYADDWAIVSGARQS is encoded by the coding sequence ATGGCCCGGATCGACCTCGACCACATTCGCCATTCCTATCTGCCGCATCCGAAGCGTGAGGAGGACTTCGCGCTGAAGGAGGTGCACCATTCCTGGCAGGATGGTGGCGCCTATGCGCTGCTGGGGCCCTCCGGCTGCGGCAAGACCACCCTTCTCAACATCATCTCAGGGCTCCTGGTCCCGACCGAGGGGCGGATCCTGTTCGACGGCAAGGACGTGACGGGGCTGGCGCCGGAGGCGCGCAACATCGCCCAGGTGTTCCAGTTCCCGGTCGTCTACGACACCATGTCGGTGTTCGACAATCTGGCGTTTCCCTTGCGCAATCGCGGCATGCGGCCGGCCGAAGTGACCAAGAAGGTCACCGAGATCATGGAGATGCTCGACCTTACCGCGATGGCCAAGCGCAAGGCGAGCGGGCTCACCGCCGACATGAAGCAGAAGATCTCGCTCGGCCGCGGCCTCGTGCGCTCCGACGTCAACGCGATCCTCTTCGACGAACCGCTGACGGTGATCGATCCGCACATGAAGTGGCAGCTCCGCTCGCAACTGAAGCTGCTGCACGACCGCTTCGCCCACACCATGGTCTATGTCACCCACGACCAGACCGAGGCGCTGACCTTCGCCGACACCGTCGTCGTCATGTATGAGGGCGAGATCGTCCAGATCGGCACGCCGGAAGAGCTGTTCGAGCGGCCGCGCCACACCTTCGTCGGCTATTTTATCGGCTCGCCGGGCATGAACGTCATGCCGGTCACGCTCGACGGCGCGGCGGCGCGGATCGGCGATCAGACGATCATGCTGGCGGATGCCCCGGCGCCGAAACCGGGCGCGCGCACCGAACTCGGCATCCGGCCGGAATATGTCCGGCTCGGCACGGAAGGCATGCCCGTTGCCATCACCAAGGTGGAGGATGTCGGGCGCCGCAAGATCGTCCACGCCGCCCTCGACGGCTCCGACATTGCCGTCATCGTCGGCGAGCACGACCCGATCCCGGGCGATCCCCACATCACCTTCGAGCCCGCCGGCATCAACATCTATGCCGACGACTGGGCGATCGTCAGCGGAGCGCGCCAGTCATGA
- a CDS encoding carbohydrate ABC transporter permease → MNKTWNNGAWFMVLPVLLIVALNAVVPLMTVVNYSVQETFGDNLFFFEGARWFRDVLASERFHASLGRQFVFTGVILAIEIPLGVAIALAMPRGGIWASVCLVLMALPLLIPWNVVGAMWNIFALPDIGLLGYGLNWLGFDYNFTRQPMSAWFTVVLMDVWHWTSLVVLLAYAGLRSIDDSYYQAARIDGASRWAVFRFIQLPKLKHVLTIAFLLRFMDSFMIYTEPFVLTGGGPGNTTTFLSIDLVKAALGEFNLGIAAAMSLIYFLMTLLVCWLFYTLMMQGSEKS, encoded by the coding sequence ATGAACAAGACCTGGAACAATGGCGCCTGGTTCATGGTGCTGCCGGTGCTCCTGATCGTCGCGCTCAACGCCGTCGTGCCGCTGATGACGGTCGTCAACTATTCGGTCCAGGAGACCTTCGGCGACAATCTCTTCTTCTTTGAGGGCGCGCGCTGGTTCCGCGACGTGCTGGCCTCGGAGCGGTTCCACGCCTCGCTCGGCCGGCAGTTCGTCTTTACCGGGGTGATTCTGGCTATCGAAATCCCGCTCGGGGTTGCCATCGCGCTCGCCATGCCGCGCGGCGGCATCTGGGCCTCGGTCTGCCTCGTGCTGATGGCGCTGCCGCTCCTGATCCCGTGGAATGTGGTCGGGGCGATGTGGAACATCTTCGCGCTGCCCGACATCGGCCTCCTCGGCTACGGGCTCAACTGGCTCGGCTTCGACTACAACTTCACGCGCCAGCCGATGTCCGCCTGGTTCACCGTGGTGCTGATGGATGTCTGGCACTGGACGTCTCTGGTGGTGTTGCTCGCCTATGCCGGGCTCCGGTCCATCGACGATTCCTATTACCAGGCGGCGCGCATCGACGGCGCCTCGCGCTGGGCCGTGTTCCGTTTCATCCAGTTGCCGAAGCTGAAGCACGTGCTGACCATCGCGTTCCTGCTCCGCTTTATGGACAGCTTCATGATCTACACAGAGCCGTTCGTTCTGACCGGCGGCGGGCCCGGCAACACCACCACGTTTCTGTCCATCGATCTCGTCAAGGCGGCCCTCGGCGAGTTCAATCTCGGCATCGCGGCGGCGATGAGCCTCATCTACTTCCTGATGACGCTGCTCGTCTGCTGGCTGTTCTACACGCTGATGATGCAGGGGAGCGAAAAGTCATGA